Proteins found in one Mucilaginibacter gracilis genomic segment:
- a CDS encoding DUF5989 family protein: MEIIGEFLMFLWSGKRLWLWPLFIFLFILSLFLFLAQGSALAPFIYSLF, encoded by the coding sequence ATGGAAATTATAGGCGAGTTTTTGATGTTTCTATGGTCGGGAAAAAGGCTTTGGCTTTGGCCTTTGTTTATTTTTTTATTTATCCTGAGTCTCTTTTTGTTTTTAGCCCAGGGATCGGCGTTGGCTCCTTTCATCTACAGTTTATTTTAA
- a CDS encoding NIPSNAP family protein has translation MEQLIYTLANREIAEHYFKEHWSKHRLNLPKFGFEVKGVWIGNTPGIAKQVVALVSFPDNADVNGMTERYMKSPEYASDTAGFDRNKIINVETLILRSAS, from the coding sequence ATGGAACAATTAATTTATACCCTTGCTAACAGAGAAATAGCAGAACACTATTTTAAGGAACATTGGTCAAAGCACAGGTTAAACCTTCCTAAATTTGGCTTCGAGGTTAAAGGCGTTTGGATAGGCAATACACCCGGTATAGCCAAGCAGGTGGTTGCCCTTGTTTCTTTTCCGGACAATGCTGACGTGAACGGAATGACCGAACGTTATATGAAAAGCCCCGAATATGCCAGTGATACAGCAGGTTTCGATAGAAACAAAATCATTAATGTAGAAACTTTAATATTGAGGTCTGCAAGCTAA
- a CDS encoding carbamoyltransferase family protein gives MYTLGISAYFHDSAACLLKDDYIVAAVQEERFTRKKNDESFPLNSILYCLSEAKITLNQVAYIVFYEKPFLKFERLLDTYLTFAPVGFVSFVKAMPVWLKDKLFLKKSLIKQFKSIDGNWNPKTNKLLFTTHHQSHAASAFYPSPFNKAIVLTADGVGEWTTTSVAIGIGNRIEPIKEINFPHSIGLLYSAFTYYLGFKVNCDEYKVMGLAPYGEPLYTDLIFRYLVDLKDDGSFRLCMQYFNYCSGLTMTSSRFNQLFGQPPRQAGAEISQFYMDMASSIQAATEKIMLMLTSALHREYQIDDLCMAGGVALNCVVNGKILKQSGFKRIWIQPAAGDAGGALGAAYAVYYGYSADARKDTGRGDKMQNALLGPSFSNDEIREFLIENGFSFEELSTEKLNEKVAACLADGKVVGYFRGRMEFGPRALGARSILADPRNAAMQSVLNQKIKFRESFRPFAPAVLEEHAAKYFEWPGSSPYMLFVTTVKQRFWLSSNGEEHTLKGFDKIKIHRSVIPAVTHIDYTSRLQTVNSHGNTGFYNLLQAFYKLTGCPCLINTSFNRMDEPIVNTPRQAIACFMQTGMDILVLEDFLLRK, from the coding sequence ATGTACACGCTTGGCATCTCGGCATATTTTCATGACAGCGCAGCCTGCCTTTTAAAAGATGATTATATTGTAGCTGCCGTACAGGAAGAACGTTTTACCCGCAAAAAAAACGATGAAAGCTTCCCGCTAAATTCCATTTTGTATTGCCTCAGCGAAGCTAAAATCACACTTAACCAGGTAGCTTATATTGTTTTTTACGAAAAGCCATTCCTCAAATTTGAAAGATTGTTAGATACTTACCTAACCTTTGCCCCGGTAGGTTTCGTTTCCTTTGTGAAAGCCATGCCTGTATGGTTAAAGGATAAACTGTTTTTAAAGAAAAGCCTGATCAAACAATTTAAAAGCATCGATGGTAACTGGAATCCTAAAACAAATAAACTGCTATTTACCACGCACCACCAGTCGCACGCGGCCTCGGCCTTTTATCCATCACCATTTAACAAAGCCATAGTACTAACAGCAGATGGCGTAGGAGAATGGACAACCACCTCGGTAGCAATTGGCATTGGTAACCGGATTGAACCGATAAAGGAAATCAATTTTCCGCATTCCATAGGTTTGCTTTATTCGGCATTTACGTATTACCTCGGTTTCAAAGTAAATTGCGATGAGTATAAAGTAATGGGCCTGGCACCCTACGGCGAACCACTGTATACCGACCTGATTTTCAGGTATCTGGTAGATTTGAAAGATGATGGTTCCTTTCGCCTCTGCATGCAATACTTTAACTATTGCTCTGGCCTTACCATGACATCGTCCCGGTTTAACCAACTGTTTGGCCAACCGCCAAGGCAAGCCGGAGCAGAGATCAGCCAGTTTTATATGGACATGGCCAGCTCCATCCAGGCCGCTACCGAAAAGATCATGCTCATGCTAACATCTGCTTTGCACCGGGAATACCAAATTGATGATTTGTGCATGGCCGGCGGCGTGGCACTAAACTGCGTGGTGAACGGAAAAATATTAAAACAATCTGGTTTTAAACGAATCTGGATTCAGCCCGCTGCGGGAGATGCCGGCGGGGCATTGGGAGCCGCCTACGCGGTTTATTATGGATATTCGGCAGATGCCCGAAAGGATACCGGGAGAGGTGATAAAATGCAGAATGCCCTATTGGGGCCGTCTTTTTCTAACGATGAAATCAGGGAATTTTTGATAGAAAATGGTTTCAGCTTTGAAGAGCTATCGACAGAAAAACTGAACGAAAAAGTAGCAGCTTGTTTGGCCGATGGAAAAGTAGTAGGTTACTTTAGGGGGCGTATGGAATTTGGTCCGCGTGCCCTGGGAGCCCGTAGTATCCTGGCCGATCCGAGAAATGCAGCCATGCAAAGCGTTTTAAACCAGAAGATTAAATTCCGGGAATCTTTTCGCCCTTTTGCCCCTGCGGTGTTAGAAGAGCACGCCGCAAAATATTTTGAGTGGCCGGGTTCGAGTCCATATATGTTGTTTGTAACTACTGTTAAACAACGGTTTTGGCTTTCAAGCAACGGAGAAGAACATACACTTAAGGGTTTTGATAAAATAAAAATCCATCGATCAGTTATTCCCGCTGTAACCCATATTGATTATACCTCTCGCTTGCAAACCGTTAATTCACATGGAAATACAGGGTTTTACAACCTGCTACAGGCTTTTTACAAGTTAACAGGTTGCCCGTGCCTCATTAATACCTCCTTCAACCGTATGGACGAGCCGATAGTAAATACCCCCAGGCAAGCTATTGCCTGTTTTATGCAAACAGGTATGGACATTTTAGTGCTGGAAGATTTTTTGTTGAGAAAATAA
- a CDS encoding DUF4267 domain-containing protein, with translation MTTKISYAIAFLLGLGMIFLGARFFFSPEVATAAFGIRFNASGDYSFHHIKGIRDIFSGILLCALVLMKERRSLGVMLVVATIIPVSDMVTVLEKSYTSVQQALPHIVATIICSVVGILLLTAKPQLTEPSK, from the coding sequence ATGACAACAAAAATCTCTTATGCAATCGCATTTTTACTGGGCTTAGGAATGATTTTCCTTGGAGCCCGCTTTTTTTTCTCTCCCGAAGTAGCAACAGCCGCGTTCGGTATTCGTTTTAACGCCAGCGGGGATTATTCTTTTCATCACATCAAGGGTATCAGGGATATATTTTCCGGGATATTACTTTGTGCCTTGGTGCTGATGAAGGAACGCCGCTCCCTTGGCGTGATGCTTGTAGTGGCAACTATTATCCCGGTTTCCGACATGGTTACTGTACTCGAAAAAAGTTATACCAGTGTGCAGCAGGCTCTACCGCATATTGTAGCTACCATCATTTGTTCGGTGGTTGGCATACTGTTATTGACAGCTAAACCTCAACTAACAGAACCTTCAAAATAA
- a CDS encoding efflux RND transporter periplasmic adaptor subunit, which yields MRLAILSNRALPIFIVIGLLIISSCSSNKKEMQTGADTAIWVTVSQPAAVSKQGLAVSGRVEANQTANISTRVMDYITKVNVNVGDRVSKGQLLATISNDDMLAKRAQAEAMIAQADAAFKNAQKDYDRFTALYKQQSASAKELDNVTLQYQAAKSGLEAAKQQRNEVNAMLGYTNLTAPFAGTITQKMMDAGSMANPGMPLLTIEQSGSYQVSALVPESEISLINEGLPVTITIDAIHKTINGKIVQIDPSSAQSGGQYQIKIHIPDNEKQGLFAGMYANVAITVTQAIKTKSADQVMVPVSAIEYKDELTGLYTIGSNHTALLRWVRLGKTQGSQVEVLSGLAANEQFIVTAEGRLYNGVPVKLK from the coding sequence ATGAGATTAGCTATTCTATCTAACAGGGCTTTACCAATATTTATCGTTATCGGTTTATTGATCATCAGTTCCTGTTCATCCAATAAAAAAGAAATGCAAACCGGTGCCGATACCGCCATATGGGTTACGGTAAGCCAGCCAGCCGCTGTTTCCAAACAAGGGTTAGCAGTAAGCGGACGGGTAGAAGCCAATCAAACTGCCAACATCAGCACCAGGGTAATGGACTATATCACAAAAGTTAATGTTAATGTTGGCGACCGGGTTAGTAAAGGGCAGTTACTGGCAACTATTAGTAATGATGATATGCTGGCAAAACGCGCCCAAGCCGAAGCAATGATAGCACAGGCGGATGCCGCTTTTAAAAACGCGCAAAAGGACTATGACCGTTTTACCGCATTATATAAACAGCAGAGTGCCTCGGCCAAAGAACTGGATAATGTTACGCTGCAATACCAGGCTGCCAAATCAGGCCTTGAGGCCGCCAAACAACAGCGCAATGAGGTAAACGCTATGCTCGGCTATACTAACCTTACGGCTCCTTTTGCCGGAACAATTACCCAGAAGATGATGGATGCCGGCAGTATGGCTAACCCCGGTATGCCACTATTAACCATTGAACAAAGCGGAAGCTACCAGGTAAGCGCATTAGTGCCCGAAAGCGAGATCAGTTTAATAAACGAAGGTTTGCCCGTAACCATAACTATTGATGCGATACATAAAACCATCAATGGTAAAATAGTCCAGATCGATCCATCTTCAGCACAAAGCGGCGGGCAATACCAGATCAAAATACACATCCCCGACAATGAAAAGCAGGGCCTGTTTGCTGGCATGTATGCAAATGTTGCCATTACGGTAACGCAAGCAATAAAAACTAAATCCGCTGATCAGGTTATGGTTCCGGTATCAGCAATTGAATATAAAGATGAGTTAACCGGTTTGTATACTATAGGCAGTAACCACACAGCTTTGCTGCGCTGGGTAAGGCTGGGTAAAACCCAGGGCAGTCAGGTAGAAGTGTTAAGCGGTTTGGCTGCGAACGAACAATTTATTGTGACTGCCGAAGGTAGGTTGTACAACGGTGTGCCGGTTAAATTAAAATAA
- a CDS encoding glycoside hydrolase family 2 TIM barrel-domain containing protein, translating to MKIKTTACLLVVLFLLAGCFDRDSVNHVHKIYIKKINGKYILYRYGKPFIIKGAAGSTNLDVLSACGGNTIRIWDTVGIDTVLQQANKNHLAVVIGLPMPDSKFMAYYNNPANVAAQFAAFKKLVDKYKSNPAVLMWCVGNELVFPSGRSYNGFYNAFNNIVTMIHQTDPDHPITTTIINFQKKNIFNIKLRTDIDIISFNMFGRLNYLRDDLRNFSWFWKGPT from the coding sequence ATGAAAATTAAAACGACCGCGTGTTTGTTGGTCGTGCTCTTTTTGTTGGCAGGGTGTTTTGATCGTGATTCGGTTAACCATGTTCATAAAATATATATCAAAAAAATTAACGGCAAATATATTTTATACCGGTATGGCAAACCCTTTATTATTAAAGGCGCCGCAGGAAGCACTAACCTTGATGTGCTTAGCGCTTGCGGTGGAAACACTATCAGGATATGGGATACAGTGGGTATTGATACGGTATTGCAACAAGCCAATAAAAACCATTTGGCGGTAGTGATAGGTTTACCCATGCCCGATAGTAAATTTATGGCTTATTATAACAACCCAGCCAATGTTGCCGCGCAATTTGCGGCATTTAAAAAGTTAGTTGATAAATATAAAAGCAATCCTGCCGTATTGATGTGGTGCGTAGGCAACGAGTTGGTATTTCCATCCGGCAGGTCGTATAATGGTTTTTATAACGCCTTCAATAATATTGTAACAATGATTCATCAAACCGATCCTGATCATCCTATCACCACAACCATCATTAATTTTCAGAAAAAAAATATATTCAACATCAAGTTACGGACGGATATCGACATTATCTCGTTCAATATGTTTGGCCGTTTGAATTACCTGCGCGATGACCTGCGCAATTTTTCGTGGTTTTGGAAAGGACCTACATGA
- a CDS encoding TolC family protein — protein sequence MDNTKHVLKLVVLAVIASIGALSAAHAQENTKSLNLSEAIATALANNKTVKLAKIDGNITVANYQQTEAIFLPQADLSYTAMSTNNPLNAFGFKLQQGIITQNDFNPALLNHPGATPDYMAQLEVKQPLLNMDMLYMRKSAEKQTEVYRYKTQRTQEYIIFETTKAYLGLQMAYDALKVVTEANQTAKYVYKFTDDHFKQGLIQRSDLLNAQVYVTSVESSLAKAQSGIRNASDNLNLLMGQPAGIIYTIRETASINADTTLKIFANRSDFIAMQKAIEASGLMIKSSQMSYLPKLNAFGNYQYNDSRLTGLGANAYLVGVKLSWNLFNGNNTKHTITTQKLERDKLIIELAQQKDESQMELEKAYRDLSDATFEMGKDQLAIDQAAEALRILQNRYQQGLVNTTDVLAAGTQLSQLKFALVQAQFSTNLTRAYIQLLTATTTKLNDQK from the coding sequence ATGGACAATACTAAGCATGTTTTAAAACTAGTTGTATTGGCGGTGATTGCAAGCATTGGTGCACTTTCGGCAGCACATGCACAGGAAAATACAAAAAGCTTAAACCTAAGCGAAGCGATAGCAACGGCTTTAGCCAATAATAAAACCGTAAAACTGGCCAAAATTGATGGAAACATTACTGTAGCCAACTACCAGCAAACCGAAGCAATTTTTCTGCCACAGGCAGATCTGTCTTATACCGCAATGAGCACCAACAACCCACTCAACGCTTTTGGGTTTAAACTGCAACAGGGCATCATCACCCAAAATGATTTTAATCCTGCCCTATTAAATCATCCGGGTGCAACGCCCGACTATATGGCGCAGCTTGAAGTTAAGCAGCCCTTACTTAACATGGATATGTTATATATGCGTAAGAGCGCTGAAAAACAGACCGAAGTTTACCGGTATAAAACACAGCGTACCCAGGAGTACATAATTTTTGAAACCACGAAAGCGTACCTGGGATTGCAGATGGCTTACGATGCATTGAAGGTTGTAACCGAGGCCAACCAAACCGCAAAGTATGTATATAAGTTTACCGACGATCATTTCAAGCAGGGCCTGATACAGAGATCAGACTTGTTGAATGCACAGGTATACGTTACCTCGGTTGAAAGCAGCCTTGCCAAAGCGCAAAGCGGCATCCGTAACGCATCAGATAATCTGAATTTGTTAATGGGCCAACCTGCGGGGATCATTTACACGATCCGTGAAACGGCCTCAATAAATGCTGATACTACGTTAAAGATATTTGCTAACCGGTCGGACTTTATAGCCATGCAAAAGGCTATTGAAGCATCGGGCCTGATGATCAAATCAAGCCAAATGAGCTACCTGCCCAAATTAAACGCTTTTGGCAATTACCAATACAATGACAGCCGCTTAACCGGTTTGGGTGCCAATGCTTACCTGGTTGGCGTTAAGTTATCATGGAATTTGTTTAATGGGAATAATACAAAGCATACGATAACTACACAGAAACTGGAAAGAGATAAGCTGATTATTGAGTTAGCTCAACAAAAAGATGAGAGCCAGATGGAACTGGAAAAAGCTTACCGCGACCTGTCTGATGCGACTTTTGAAATGGGTAAAGACCAGCTGGCTATTGATCAGGCAGCCGAAGCATTACGTATCCTGCAAAACCGCTATCAGCAAGGGCTGGTTAATACCACAGATGTATTAGCAGCAGGAACCCAGTTATCGCAATTAAAGTTCGCACTTGTGCAGGCGCAGTTCAGCACCAACCTAACCCGTGCCTATATCCAATTATTAACCGCAACTACCACCAAATTAAACGATCAGAAATGA
- a CDS encoding GDSL-type esterase/lipase family protein: MQNGKISGKKLKWFRAVAFGLPLVILVFAELFLRLFNYGHNTSLFIRYPDSPDYWVINKYASERYFTDTANATKGSIEPFKVIKAKNTFRIFVLGESTTAGYPYLHNGSFHRWLQYRLMHTYPGLQFEVINVSLTAVNSYTVLDFGKQVVQYQPDAVLVYTGHNEYYGALGIGSTSHIANNRLLVKTVLALKTLRLVQLINNTMRSFKPASADVDQRNNLMERMASQQEIGYQSNAYKAGIDQFKNNMDELCNFMQQQKVPVFLSTLVSNQKDLKPFISEPSKLAVSADNQFAQATASYLAGNYAAAKQHYIKAKELDLLRFRAPEAMNQTIIGLAEKYNNVHLVNALEVFEQYSPHGILGSETLLEHVHPNLYGYALLSEAFYQSIKESRLIKAHAEKEMGLAELINKMPVTKVDSLYGAYTIMMLQAGWPFNKPIPAGFKRGNSIDEQLAGALSVNRISWLDAMSQLFKYSMQVNDKKTALKVVEAIMLEKPKKTIYLIYAGRLSFELGDTANSVYYFKKAYELEPSFTNIQNIYLVYLKSDMPANAIPYIDMALQQNPAYAGLSNMRAMVLDIIRLKKATSQTPDKAAYDRIAANYHAIGADEAALKYN; encoded by the coding sequence ATGCAGAACGGGAAGATCTCTGGTAAAAAACTAAAATGGTTCAGGGCGGTTGCTTTCGGCCTTCCCCTTGTTATTTTAGTTTTTGCCGAGCTTTTTTTACGCCTGTTTAATTACGGGCATAATACCAGCTTGTTTATCCGCTACCCCGATAGTCCCGATTATTGGGTGATCAATAAATACGCATCCGAGCGGTATTTTACCGATACGGCTAATGCAACAAAAGGCAGTATCGAGCCCTTCAAAGTAATAAAAGCTAAAAACACCTTCCGGATTTTTGTTTTGGGCGAATCAACCACCGCCGGTTATCCTTACCTGCATAATGGTTCATTTCACCGCTGGTTGCAATACCGGCTTATGCATACTTACCCTGGGCTACAGTTTGAAGTTATTAATGTTTCGCTAACGGCTGTGAACTCTTATACCGTGCTTGATTTTGGCAAGCAGGTGGTGCAATACCAGCCCGACGCGGTGTTGGTATACACAGGACACAACGAGTATTACGGGGCTTTAGGAATAGGGTCAACCAGCCATATAGCCAATAACCGCTTGCTGGTAAAAACAGTGCTTGCGTTAAAAACACTACGTTTAGTACAGCTGATTAATAACACGATGCGTAGTTTTAAGCCGGCATCCGCGGATGTTGATCAGCGTAATAACCTGATGGAACGTATGGCCAGCCAACAGGAAATAGGCTATCAATCTAACGCGTACAAAGCCGGTATTGATCAGTTTAAAAACAATATGGATGAGCTGTGCAATTTTATGCAGCAGCAAAAGGTGCCCGTTTTTTTAAGCACGCTGGTTAGCAATCAAAAAGATTTGAAACCATTTATTAGCGAACCTAGTAAATTGGCAGTTTCTGCCGATAACCAGTTCGCACAGGCAACGGCATCTTATCTTGCTGGAAATTATGCAGCCGCCAAACAACATTATATTAAGGCCAAAGAGCTTGATTTGTTGCGTTTTAGGGCGCCCGAGGCCATGAACCAGACTATCATCGGCCTTGCCGAAAAATACAATAATGTTCATTTGGTTAACGCGCTTGAGGTTTTTGAACAATATTCGCCTCACGGCATTTTAGGAAGCGAAACTTTGCTGGAGCATGTGCACCCTAATTTATACGGATATGCCTTGCTTTCTGAAGCTTTTTACCAGTCGATCAAAGAATCGCGCCTGATAAAAGCACATGCAGAAAAGGAAATGGGCCTTGCCGAACTAATTAACAAAATGCCGGTAACCAAAGTTGATTCGCTTTACGGTGCATATACCATAATGATGCTGCAAGCAGGCTGGCCGTTCAATAAACCTATACCTGCCGGGTTTAAACGCGGCAACAGTATTGATGAGCAACTTGCAGGGGCATTATCGGTAAACCGCATAAGCTGGCTGGATGCCATGAGCCAGCTTTTTAAATACAGCATGCAGGTAAATGATAAAAAAACAGCCCTCAAGGTGGTAGAGGCAATAATGCTCGAAAAGCCTAAAAAAACCATCTACCTTATTTATGCCGGTCGTTTAAGTTTTGAATTAGGCGATACTGCCAATTCGGTTTATTATTTTAAAAAGGCCTATGAACTGGAGCCATCATTCACCAATATTCAAAATATTTACCTGGTATATTTAAAAAGTGATATGCCTGCCAATGCCATACCCTATATTGATATGGCTTTACAGCAAAACCCGGCATACGCGGGGCTTAGCAATATGCGGGCTATGGTTTTAGATATCATCAGGCTAAAAAAGGCAACATCGCAAACCCCGGATAAGGCGGCCTACGACAGAATAGCAGCAAACTACCATGCTATAGGTGCCGATGAAGCCGCGTTAAAATATAACTAA
- a CDS encoding Crp/Fnr family transcriptional regulator yields the protein MITSLLTSIQKVIALSPVEIDTVKALFKEKIYKKGDYFLEEGRICKQVGFVAKGLMRFYINKDGEEKIYDFSQEKEFVCNYESFLPQVPSSKNIQALEDSIVFVISHADLQLFYANVRGGERFGRVAIEAVFVKLLQDISSLYAETPELRYERFLKNHADLQQRISQYHIASFVGVKPQSLSRIRKRIFTQF from the coding sequence ATGATAACCAGCTTATTGACCAGCATACAAAAAGTGATTGCGCTAAGCCCTGTAGAAATTGATACCGTGAAAGCTTTGTTTAAGGAAAAGATTTATAAAAAGGGCGACTATTTCCTGGAAGAAGGACGGATTTGTAAGCAAGTAGGATTTGTGGCAAAGGGATTGATGCGGTTCTACATTAATAAGGATGGGGAGGAAAAAATATACGACTTTTCACAGGAGAAAGAATTTGTATGCAACTACGAAAGTTTTCTTCCGCAGGTTCCATCTTCAAAAAACATTCAGGCTTTAGAAGACAGTATCGTTTTTGTTATTTCGCATGCTGACCTGCAACTATTTTATGCAAACGTTCGCGGCGGAGAACGTTTTGGCAGGGTTGCCATTGAAGCGGTGTTTGTAAAATTACTTCAGGATATCAGCTCATTATATGCCGAAACACCTGAACTACGTTACGAGCGGTTTTTAAAAAACCATGCAGATTTGCAACAAAGAATATCCCAGTACCATATTGCCTCATTTGTTGGGGTAAAACCGCAATCACTCAGCCGTATCCGCAAAAGAATTTTTACCCAGTTCTGA
- a CDS encoding glycoside hydrolase family 127 protein: MKRILIVLSFYCGVAYAQNKDYPIKPVSFTNVKLDDHFWSPRIETNRTVTIPASFARCENTGRVKNFEMAAARSGSFCTKFPFDDTDIYKTIEGASYSMAVYPDARLNAYVDSLITIVGKAQEPDGYLYTARTIDPLHPHPWSGPERWVKENELSHELYNSGHMFEAAAAHYLATNKRNFLDIALRNADLLVKTFGPGKRHVAPGHEIVEMGLVRLYRITGKTEYLNLAKFFIDERGHRAYDKTSADEWKNGMYWQDNLPVVDQNDAEGHAVRAMYLYSGMADVAALTGDKEYLTAIDKIWNNMVSKKIYVQGGIGAVPGGERFGADYELPNTTAYNETCAAIGDVYWNQRMFLLHGEAKYIDVLEKVLYNGLISGVGLDGQSFFYTNAMQVTNGFTHPALEAARSGWFECSCCPTNMARFLPSLSGYIYAQKDNNVFVNLFIAGTASLEVGGKKVNIVQRNNYPWNGALAFVVSPQAPATFTMRVRLPGWARAQAIPSNLYSFQNKAAAHISIKLNGQPISYKIENGYAIINRQWKKGDNIQMDLPMQVKKVIANTALADDKGKTALQRGPIMYCAEWADNKAGVSTIEIPANATFKPVTEAGLLNGVTVLKGEVLSKGVNGAAAKKVELTAIPYYSWANRGKGEMTVWFPEVNSSK, from the coding sequence ATGAAGAGAATATTAATTGTTTTATCGTTTTACTGTGGTGTGGCTTATGCGCAAAACAAGGATTATCCTATAAAACCGGTATCGTTTACCAATGTAAAGCTCGACGACCATTTTTGGTCGCCACGCATTGAAACTAACCGTACCGTTACCATACCGGCATCATTTGCCCGTTGCGAAAACACCGGCCGGGTAAAAAACTTTGAAATGGCCGCCGCCAGGAGTGGTAGCTTTTGCACCAAGTTCCCTTTTGATGATACCGATATTTATAAAACTATTGAGGGCGCATCCTATTCCATGGCCGTTTATCCCGATGCCAGGCTAAACGCTTATGTCGATTCGCTGATCACCATTGTGGGTAAAGCCCAGGAACCAGATGGTTATTTATATACCGCCCGCACCATTGATCCCTTGCATCCGCACCCATGGTCGGGGCCGGAGCGTTGGGTTAAAGAGAACGAGCTTAGCCATGAGCTATACAATTCGGGCCATATGTTTGAGGCTGCTGCGGCGCATTACCTGGCCACCAATAAGCGTAATTTTTTAGATATAGCTTTGCGCAATGCTGATTTGTTGGTTAAAACCTTTGGGCCGGGTAAAAGACATGTTGCGCCCGGGCACGAAATTGTAGAAATGGGCCTGGTACGCCTGTACCGTATTACCGGGAAAACGGAATACCTAAACCTGGCTAAGTTTTTCATTGACGAACGCGGCCACCGTGCCTATGATAAAACCAGTGCCGACGAATGGAAAAACGGGATGTACTGGCAGGATAACCTGCCGGTTGTTGACCAGAACGATGCCGAAGGTCATGCTGTACGCGCCATGTACCTATACTCGGGCATGGCCGATGTAGCCGCCTTAACTGGCGATAAGGAGTACCTTACCGCTATTGATAAGATATGGAACAACATGGTGAGCAAGAAAATTTATGTTCAGGGCGGAATTGGGGCCGTACCGGGAGGTGAGCGTTTTGGGGCTGATTATGAACTGCCCAACACCACGGCTTACAACGAAACCTGTGCAGCCATTGGCGATGTATACTGGAACCAGCGCATGTTTTTGCTGCATGGCGAGGCTAAATATATTGATGTACTTGAAAAAGTGTTATACAACGGCCTCATTTCGGGTGTTGGGCTTGATGGGCAATCGTTTTTTTACACCAATGCCATGCAGGTAACCAATGGTTTTACGCACCCGGCTTTAGAGGCCGCCCGTTCGGGCTGGTTTGAATGTTCATGCTGCCCAACCAATATGGCGCGCTTCCTGCCATCGTTATCAGGCTATATTTATGCCCAAAAAGATAACAACGTTTTTGTAAACCTGTTTATAGCAGGCACGGCGTCGCTTGAAGTTGGAGGCAAAAAAGTAAACATAGTACAACGTAACAATTACCCCTGGAATGGTGCGCTTGCATTTGTTGTCTCGCCACAGGCACCCGCTACTTTTACCATGCGTGTAAGGCTACCGGGTTGGGCAAGGGCCCAGGCTATTCCATCAAATCTGTATTCGTTTCAAAACAAAGCCGCCGCTCACATCAGCATAAAATTAAACGGCCAGCCAATAAGCTATAAAATTGAAAATGGTTATGCAATAATAAACAGGCAATGGAAAAAAGGTGATAACATTCAAATGGATTTGCCCATGCAGGTAAAAAAAGTAATTGCCAATACAGCATTAGCAGATGATAAAGGCAAAACAGCTTTACAGCGTGGCCCAATTATGTATTGTGCCGAGTGGGCAGATAATAAAGCTGGTGTAAGCACCATCGAGATTCCGGCGAATGCTACTTTTAAACCTGTAACCGAAGCCGGCCTGTTAAACGGCGTAACGGTTTTAAAAGGAGAGGTGTTGAGTAAAGGCGTTAATGGCGCGGCCGCTAAAAAGGTTGAGCTTACCGCTATCCCTTATTACTCATGGGCCAATAGGGGTAAAGGCGAAATGACGGTTTGGTTCCCCGAAGTAAACAGCAGTAAATAA
- a CDS encoding SxtJ family membrane protein, translating to MEQKVLNRKFGLITGIACLFISIYRELVHHRFSLVLAAVGVLLVLVALIVPTILKPLRVCWTKLGDALGLINTTIILLVVFYLVICPIGLIMRLLGKQALELKLKPNGSYWRPTKPAPNSSLEQQF from the coding sequence ATGGAACAAAAAGTTCTAAATAGAAAATTTGGACTAATAACAGGTATAGCTTGCCTCTTTATCTCCATATATCGAGAGCTGGTGCACCATCGTTTTTCATTGGTGCTTGCTGCTGTAGGGGTGTTGCTTGTGCTTGTTGCTTTGATAGTGCCAACAATATTAAAGCCATTAAGAGTATGTTGGACTAAATTGGGTGATGCTTTGGGGTTGATTAATACAACAATTATTTTGTTAGTGGTGTTTTATTTAGTGATATGCCCCATCGGACTTATTATGCGGTTGCTTGGCAAACAAGCGCTGGAGTTAAAACTAAAACCCAATGGTTCTTATTGGAGGCCCACAAAGCCGGCTCCAAACAGCTCCCTGGAGCAGCAATTTTAA